GCCGTTTGGCCCGAAACGGCTCCAACCCAGTGGTTGTTTGTGAAGTTTAAAGTACCTGCGGCTGCATAAAATACGTTGTTTCCGTTCGTGGCCGTGTTAGAGACGAACTGGTTATGGTTGACAGTCGCTGTAGTGCCGGTTGCGAATATGGCACCACCTCTGACAGCTGCGTTTGTCGTGAACAGATTGTATGTCACTGTATTGTTGTTCCCGAACGTGAGCGCTCCCCCATTACTCAGGTTGCCAGTGCTGGTATTGCCAGAAAAGGTATTGCGCGTCAGCGTGTTACCGAAGCCGTTGATTACCAGCGCTCCGCCGAATGAGCCGGCTGTCACGGCTGTCGCCGTATTGCCTGAAAATATGTTATTGATGACATTGTTGTTATTGGATAGCAGGTAGGCTGCAGCTCCGTGAGCGGTATTTGTCAGAGAAATAAAATTACCCTGAAAGGTATTACCGGTCATCACATTAAAATCGCCCACAATGTAGAGTGCGCCACCCTGATGATTGCTCTGTGCCGAACTCAATGAGTTGTTGATGAACTGGGACGAGGTGATGATATTGGCGTCGCCGGCAAGATAGGCTGCACCACCTCGAAGAAAATTGGCCACGTGCGTTACAGAGTTGTTAAAGAACTTAGCAGAGTAAATTGCTGCCCGCTGTGTGGCGTACAAGCCACCACCGTAGAGAGTCGTGGCCACGGTGTTATTGAGGATGAGCGTATTTCTCAGGACGATCTGCTTGCCAGCAGCTTGATTCGCCGAGATGCCTGCGCCATTTGTGGTTGTCGTGCGATTGTTCTGAATGGTGCAATTGTCGAGATAGAGCGACTCAGCCGTCGTAATGCCGGGACCAGCGTATTCAACGATCACATATTGCAGCAGACTACCGCTACTGTAATTGTCTGAAGTTATCGTACTGCCGACGGCCCCTGTGGCAAAAATAATTCCGCCCCAATTGCCCGGCGTGGGTGAGGCGTTGGCTGAGGTGAAGACGACCTGCGCGCTCTGAGTGCCTTGCGCGGTTAAAGCACCACCGCTCGCCACCGTTATCGAGAATGTCGGGTTTACCAGGACAACCGTACCCGCCGAGATCGTCAGGGCACCTGTAATCGAGACATTTCCCGTGACACAGTAAGGGCTCTGGGCTGGTGTCCACGTTTCTGAAGTCACTGTTCCCGCGACTGAGGTCGTACAGCCGCTGGGTACAGCAGTCGTCGTCGCCTGGTACTGCAAGGTGCCCAGATTGTCCTGCACGATGACCCGGTAGCTGTAAGTTTGGCCGGCGATTAGTCCGGCGGTATCCGTATAGTTTGCCGTCGGCAGGTAGATGGTACTCAGAAGCTGAAACCCGCTGCCAGAATCGCGGTACACCAGTGCCTGCGTTGTACCTGTGGGATAGTTCCACGTCACGCGGATTGCCGCCGCGGACTGGGCAAATGCCGCGAGCGCTACGCTATCAAAGTAGACCTGAAACGTATTCGACAGTCCGCTCAGAGTCGCCGTGACCGAGTCTACGGCTCTCAGCTGCAGGCTCGTGTAAGAATCGGAAAGCGTGACCGAAACGGTAGCAACCCCGTTGACAAAACCTGTAACCGAAGAAGGAGTGATTGTTCCAGCGACGAGGTATGTACTCAGGTTGACCGTGCCATTGTACGCCGTGTTGGTGGTATTATCTGAATTGGTCGCGGTTATCGTCAGATCAAACGGCTGGCCTTTGAACGCAGTACCAGGCGCAACAAGTTTGAATTGATTGAACACCACCTGCGAGCTTGCAGTGATGTTATTGCTGACAGTGGTGAATGAGGCATCGGTTGAATCTGTCACCCTCAACAGAATCACTTCTGTCGAGTTAAGGCTCAACGACGGATTATTGTACACCACGGTAAAATTCTGCGTGCCCAAAAACCATCCGCCGCCCGTGACACTCGAGAGTGTACCGCCGCCAACCTGCAGCGTGAGGTTTACCGGGTTCTGGTATTCTTGCTGTATACCTTCAGGTCGCACAGTATTGGTCGCCGTTATCGTCACTGTGAATGGTTGCCCCACGGTAATCGGCGACGGCGCGGTGATCCTGAGACCCTTCGTGCCGCCGCTGGGAAATTTGAGATTGAGAATGTCGCTCGTAGAATAATCTTTGCAGGCGAAAAGCAGTGCGGCGATCAAAAAGAAGATCGTTCGATAAAATGCGTTGCGGGCCATAGTACGATTTCTACGGCTGAAACCGAAGCTGTGAAGTTGACCGCGTCAACCGATATGAATCTGAAGCACCCCCCCTAATCAGGGGGTAATTCTTTCTGACTTTGACTAGAGTGCGGTGCGCTTAAGAAGAACAAATGCCCTGCCTCAGACCAGACCACGCCTGCGGTAACGATAACTGCACCGAAGACACCGCGATTACTGAAAGGCTCGAGTGCAAGCAAGAAAGCGTATGCTGTCGCAAATACCGGTTCGAGCGCAAATATAACCCCCGCACGCGAGGGTGTCGTGAGCGGTTGAAAGCGCATCTGCAGCATGATCACAAACACCGTTCCCGGCAGAGTCAGGTACAAGAGCGCTAGCCACAGGTCGAGCGCGGGGGGCACATAGACGCCCTTGCCGAAAGCCATGGGTAAAGCCAGAAAAGCGACGGTAAGGCTTTGCAAAGTCGCGAGCGGCCTGCGCGTTTCGGCGTTACTCCACGCACCAACGCCGATAATGTAGGCGCTGAAGGCTGCAGCACACGCGAGGGTGAGCCAGTCGCCATAGTTCCAGTCCATGAAGCCTTCAGGCGAAGTCAGGTAATAGAGCCCTGCGAGCACGAGCACTGCGCCAGCCAGCGTGTAGCGCGAAGGCAGGCGCCGGTAGAGAATAAAATAAAGAATCGGCGTAAACAGCACGAGCAATTCAGTGATAAACGCGGAGCGCGACGTTGTCGTGTATTCAAGCCCCATCGATTGCAGGGTGAAACCGATGAAAAAGAAGAAGCCGAGAATGGCGCCGCGCAGCCAAATGACCGGCGCCACACGAAATGCCGCGCGGCGATAGAGTACCGCAAAAATGATACCGGCAACGGCGAAGCGAAACGCAACGATGATCCAGGGTGTCGTGAAAGAGAGCGCAACTTTGACCGCGGGAAAAGTGCCACCCCAGATGACTGTGCAGAGCACCAGCATCGTCTCGGGTCGGTAAAGTGCCTTTCGCACTTTGCCCTAGCCGACAACGGCTTTGCTGAGTTCGACGCTGAGCAGTGTGCTGACGCCGGGTTCGTTCATAGTGACGCCGTAAAGAACCTGCGCCTTGCCCATGGTCTTCTTATTGTGCGTGATGAGAATGAACTGCGTGTTTCGCGCGAACTCATCGAGCAGCGTGAGAAAACGCCCGACGTTCTGCTCGTCGAGCGGTGCATCTATTTCGTCGAGCACGCAGAACGGCGAAGAGCGCACCATGTAGATGGCGAACATGAGCGCAATTGCAGTCATTGCCTTCTCGCCACCTGACATCAGCCTCATCGACTTGGTCTTTTTACCCGGCGGCGTGGCTTCAATTTCAATACCACTCGCCAGCGGACGGTCGGGTTCAAGCAGGTCGAGCTTCGCCTGGCCACCGTTGAAGAGTTTTCCGAATATTTCGGCGAAGTTATGGTTGATCTGCTCGAAAGATTCGCGAAACAGCGTTTCAGATTTAGCCTGAATCTCTGCCATCACCTTTTTGATGTCTTCTTGCGCCCTGAGAATATCGTCGACCTGCGTCTGCTGGTGGTCGTACATCTCTTTTATATGCCGGTGCTCTTCGATGGCAAGCTGGTTAATCTGCCCCAGGGCAGAAATGCCGCGCTGCAGTTCGGTCAACTTCTCTTTTTCATCGGCAAGTTGCATCTTGCCCGAGGTAAACTGTGCAGAGAGCTCTTGCCAGGTTAATGTATAATCGTTGTAGATATTCTGCAGCAGAATATCGCGCGAGCCGCCGAGTGCGCCGATTTTGCCCTCGAGCTCGTTGATCGCCGTAAAGACTTCATCGGTTTTGCCGCTTTCGTTCTTCATCGTCTGCACAAGTTCGCGGCGCTTCTCTTCAGCCTTTTGAATATCGCGCTCGATGCCGGCAATGCGCTGCGTCTCTTTCTCGATGCTGCTCTTGAGTTTCTCAACTTCGCGCGTGAGGTTTTTCTGTTCTTGTGCAAGCTGCACAACGGAGCGGTCAATTTCGGTAAACTGAGCCCGCACAAAGCCCATATTGCTCTCTTCGTTGGCGATCTGGCCTGCGAGGTTCTTTTCTTTCTCTTTAACGCTCGTGATCTCGACATTCAGTGATTTGATATCACCGAGCAGCTTTTCACGCTCTTGTTTATTGGCAGATGTTTCGTCGGCGAGTTGCAGCTTGCGGGCAGTCAGCCTCGCGCTTTCTTTGGTCGTCAGGTCAATCTGCTTCTCGAGTGCGGTAATCTCTTCGTCGAGCTCTTCTTTGCGTGAGTGCACTCCGCCCTTCTCGAACAAGATCTCATAGAGACCACGGCTCATCTCGGCAAGCAGGTGTGCCTTCTCGCTGATCTTTTCGAAGATGCGGCTGTCTTTGACGCGTTGCAGATCTTTGCGCATCTGCGGTAGGTGGTCGTCTGGCGCAGCGAGAATCGCTTCAAGCGATGCGGATGTCTCGTTGCAATAGAGCTCTATCTCAGTAAATGCCTGCTCGCGGTTTTTGGCGGTTTTTTCCCAACGGCTTTTTTCGGCTTTGAGTGAGTCGAGCAGCTCGCGAATCGTTTCTTCTTGGCGGGCATGAACCTCGTTGAGTTTCTTGGTTGCCTCTGCCTTTTCAGCCTCAAGGCGCAGCAAGTCGGCGTCGGCAGCGGCCGATTCTTCTGCGCATTCGTCGATGCGTTTTTGCAGGCGCGCAATCTCTTTCTGTATGTCTGACACCTTCAGATCGAGCTTCAACGTGAACTGGTTCTGTTCGGCGGCCTCGGCCTTGAGTTCTTTGATACGCTTTTCGAACTTGCCGATGCGCTCTTTGAGGCCGGCGAGCTGTGAC
The sequence above is a segment of the Turneriella parva DSM 21527 genome. Coding sequences within it:
- a CDS encoding beta strand repeat-containing protein, with the protein product MARNAFYRTIFFLIAALLFACKDYSTSDILNLKFPSGGTKGLRITAPSPITVGQPFTVTITATNTVRPEGIQQEYQNPVNLTLQVGGGTLSSVTGGGWFLGTQNFTVVYNNPSLSLNSTEVILLRVTDSTDASFTTVSNNITASSQVVFNQFKLVAPGTAFKGQPFDLTITATNSDNTTNTAYNGTVNLSTYLVAGTITPSSVTGFVNGVATVSVTLSDSYTSLQLRAVDSVTATLSGLSNTFQVYFDSVALAAFAQSAAAIRVTWNYPTGTTQALVYRDSGSGFQLLSTIYLPTANYTDTAGLIAGQTYSYRVIVQDNLGTLQYQATTTAVPSGCTTSVAGTVTSETWTPAQSPYCVTGNVSITGALTISAGTVVLVNPTFSITVASGGALTAQGTQSAQVVFTSANASPTPGNWGGIIFATGAVGSTITSDNYSSGSLLQYVIVEYAGPGITTAESLYLDNCTIQNNRTTTTNGAGISANQAAGKQIVLRNTLILNNTVATTLYGGGLYATQRAAIYSAKFFNNSVTHVANFLRGGAAYLAGDANIITSSQFINNSLSSAQSNHQGGALYIVGDFNVMTGNTFQGNFISLTNTAHGAAAYLLSNNNNVINNIFSGNTATAVTAGSFGGALVINGFGNTLTRNTFSGNTSTGNLSNGGALTFGNNNTVTYNLFTTNAAVRGGAIFATGTTATVNHNQFVSNTATNGNNVFYAAAGTLNFTNNHWVGAVSGQTAMGICDGSNTGGSCGTSSGTIDASSARATAWPLCKTSPSDPDCVGANF
- a CDS encoding DMT family transporter, producing MRKALYRPETMLVLCTVIWGGTFPAVKVALSFTTPWIIVAFRFAVAGIIFAVLYRRAAFRVAPVIWLRGAILGFFFFIGFTLQSMGLEYTTTSRSAFITELLVLFTPILYFILYRRLPSRYTLAGAVLVLAGLYYLTSPEGFMDWNYGDWLTLACAAAFSAYIIGVGAWSNAETRRPLATLQSLTVAFLALPMAFGKGVYVPPALDLWLALLYLTLPGTVFVIMLQMRFQPLTTPSRAGVIFALEPVFATAYAFLLALEPFSNRGVFGAVIVTAGVVWSEAGHLFFLSAPHSSQSQKELPPD
- a CDS encoding chromosome segregation SMC family protein, which produces MLLKELEILGFKSFADKIKVSFSTSVSAVVGPNGCGKSNILDSLKWVLGEKSVKTMRGEKMEDVIFAGTSTRKPANFAQVSLTFDNRLRLLKIDTDDVKVGRRLYRDGQSQYFINDSRVALKEIEDLFRDTGIGKSSYSFMEQGRMDQILSSKPEDRRLIFEEAAGVSRFKAQREEAEKNLENTQLNLTRIQDIQRELERELKIKEAQAKKTAEYNSLMAKYKDHDLKIRYLMVRDSNDKLEDLKEKLSRRHGEKEKIQQKLIQMQERLAALDEDERTLKEELHKKDTSSQMANLQIAQLGQKIEEKETQKASFSSQLAGLKERIGKFEKRIKELKAEAAEQNQFTLKLDLKVSDIQKEIARLQKRIDECAEESAAADADLLRLEAEKAEATKKLNEVHARQEETIRELLDSLKAEKSRWEKTAKNREQAFTEIELYCNETSASLEAILAAPDDHLPQMRKDLQRVKDSRIFEKISEKAHLLAEMSRGLYEILFEKGGVHSRKEELDEEITALEKQIDLTTKESARLTARKLQLADETSANKQEREKLLGDIKSLNVEITSVKEKEKNLAGQIANEESNMGFVRAQFTEIDRSVVQLAQEQKNLTREVEKLKSSIEKETQRIAGIERDIQKAEEKRRELVQTMKNESGKTDEVFTAINELEGKIGALGGSRDILLQNIYNDYTLTWQELSAQFTSGKMQLADEKEKLTELQRGISALGQINQLAIEEHRHIKEMYDHQQTQVDDILRAQEDIKKVMAEIQAKSETLFRESFEQINHNFAEIFGKLFNGGQAKLDLLEPDRPLASGIEIEATPPGKKTKSMRLMSGGEKAMTAIALMFAIYMVRSSPFCVLDEIDAPLDEQNVGRFLTLLDEFARNTQFILITHNKKTMGKAQVLYGVTMNEPGVSTLLSVELSKAVVG